The following proteins are co-located in the Desulfatitalea tepidiphila genome:
- a CDS encoding dihydroorotate dehydrogenase-like protein has translation MDLTTSYMGMELTSPIIAGSSGMTGSMDQVKRLAENGAGAVVLKSIFEEEVMNEYADFIKTARVQYGDPQYFDYDGQRSPIEYYDYVLREENLKKYIELVEASKAAVTIPVMASINCFFYSVEWLSYAVNLEKAGADGLELNMFFPPTDFEHSREEKEALYFKIAKQVTQAVSIPVALKISPYFTDLGPMIQRLSKTGIKGIVLFNRFFSPDFDLDKLEVKPSFVFSTPSDLALSLRWVAVMANKVDCHLAASTGVHDAAAVIKQLLAGAHAVQVASCLYKNGPKYIREMLDGVEAWMTGRRYRTLSDFRGKLSQERSADPAVYERAQFMRYFGGKKNVTL, from the coding sequence ATGGATCTGACGACCAGTTACATGGGCATGGAGTTGACGAGCCCGATCATCGCCGGCAGCTCGGGCATGACCGGATCGATGGATCAGGTCAAAAGGCTGGCGGAAAACGGCGCCGGTGCCGTGGTGCTCAAGTCGATCTTCGAAGAGGAGGTGATGAACGAGTACGCCGATTTCATCAAGACCGCCCGGGTGCAGTACGGCGATCCCCAATACTTCGACTACGACGGTCAGCGCAGCCCCATCGAGTATTACGACTACGTGTTGCGCGAAGAGAATCTGAAAAAATACATCGAACTGGTCGAAGCGAGCAAGGCGGCGGTGACGATTCCGGTGATGGCCAGCATCAACTGCTTTTTCTATTCGGTGGAGTGGCTCTCCTATGCCGTGAACCTGGAAAAGGCCGGGGCCGACGGTCTGGAGCTCAACATGTTCTTTCCGCCCACCGACTTCGAACACTCGCGCGAAGAAAAAGAGGCCCTCTATTTCAAGATCGCCAAACAGGTGACCCAGGCCGTTTCCATCCCCGTGGCCCTGAAGATCAGCCCCTACTTCACCGACCTGGGCCCCATGATTCAGCGCTTATCCAAAACCGGCATCAAGGGCATCGTCCTGTTCAACCGCTTTTTCAGCCCGGATTTCGACCTCGACAAGCTGGAGGTCAAGCCGTCGTTCGTCTTCAGCACCCCGTCGGACCTGGCCCTCTCCCTGCGATGGGTCGCCGTCATGGCCAACAAGGTCGACTGCCACCTGGCCGCCTCCACCGGCGTTCACGACGCCGCGGCGGTGATCAAGCAGTTGCTGGCCGGTGCCCATGCCGTGCAGGTCGCCTCCTGCCTCTACAAGAACGGGCCGAAGTACATCCGGGAGATGCTCGACGGCGTCGAGGCATGGATGACCGGCCGAAGGTACCGCACCCTTTCGGATTTCAGAGGCAAATTGAGCCAGGAGCGCAGCGCCGACCCGGCAGTATACGAGCGGGCCCAGTTCATGCGCTATTTTGGCGGCAAAAAGAATGTGACCCTTTAA
- a CDS encoding ABC transporter ATP-binding protein — MTLVQASNVSKDYETEEVTVHALRGVTFDIEPASFVSFVGPSGSGKTTLLNLIGCLDKPSSGQLLVAGTDIAALDRKEGAAFRGKHLGFIFQDFNLIPVLTVYENIEYPLIMVQNVPPAERRERIANMIDAVGMRAQANKYPHQISGGQKQRVAVARALVTHPALVLADEPTANLDSQTAYTVIALMKRMRDDLGTTFIFSTHDTKIVGEAELIFHLDDGCLATGEGKGEAPHV; from the coding sequence ATGACATTGGTCCAGGCATCGAATGTTTCCAAGGATTACGAGACCGAAGAGGTGACCGTCCATGCGCTGCGGGGGGTGACGTTCGACATCGAACCCGCCTCGTTCGTCTCGTTCGTCGGGCCGTCGGGCAGCGGCAAGACGACCCTGCTCAACCTGATCGGCTGCCTGGACAAGCCCTCGTCCGGGCAGCTGCTCGTGGCCGGCACCGACATCGCCGCTCTCGACCGGAAAGAGGGCGCCGCCTTCAGGGGCAAGCACCTGGGATTCATCTTCCAGGACTTCAACCTGATCCCGGTCCTGACCGTGTACGAGAACATCGAGTACCCCCTCATCATGGTGCAGAACGTCCCGCCGGCCGAACGCAGGGAACGGATCGCGAACATGATCGACGCGGTGGGCATGAGGGCCCAGGCCAACAAATACCCCCACCAGATCTCCGGCGGACAGAAACAGCGCGTGGCCGTGGCCCGGGCCCTGGTCACTCACCCCGCTCTGGTTTTGGCCGACGAACCCACTGCCAACCTCGATTCCCAGACCGCCTACACGGTGATCGCACTGATGAAACGCATGCGCGATGACCTCGGGACCACTTTCATCTTCTCCACCCATGACACCAAGATCGTCGGCGAGGCCGAACTCATCTTTCACCTCGACGACGGGTGTCTCGCGACCGGGGAAGGGAAAGGGGAGGCGCCGCATGTTTAA
- a CDS encoding ABC transporter permease has protein sequence MFNLFKIAMRNLIRYKRRTLLTASLITLGVVFVLVFVSISGSFKAMMIGQITDSMLGHLQIHRKGYVASIDNLPLNLNIQPQAYRQIAARLAADTRVAAFSPRIKFGGMFSNFVETTNIRLNGIDPEKELQTTPLLTARIAEGEKTLIPGELWVPVLLAKGLKVKLGDTVVIVATNADGSVNGKQFTVSAILESVTGPGGRDGYLHIEDAADILRMSEAEISEVVVRLKQFDRLDEARQHLTRETADTVDKQGRPMLEVHSWEQLSPFFNIASMIDVMTFFIKIMLVAIVLISIMNVMIMAVYERIREIGTIAAIGTPPGRIRTLFIMEGFFLGVIGAVVGNLIGIGLVVVLNLIGIEFDFGQQKGLLLTTTLDPMDVLVVSVIVIAVAVAASLQPAFKASRMEPIQALRHV, from the coding sequence ATGTTTAACCTGTTCAAAATCGCCATGCGCAACCTGATTCGCTACAAGCGCCGTACCCTGCTCACCGCCTCGCTGATCACCTTGGGCGTCGTCTTCGTGCTGGTCTTCGTCTCGATCAGCGGTTCCTTCAAAGCCATGATGATCGGCCAGATCACCGATTCCATGCTGGGCCACCTGCAGATCCACCGCAAGGGATATGTCGCCTCCATCGACAACCTGCCGCTGAACCTCAACATCCAGCCGCAGGCGTACCGGCAGATCGCCGCCAGGCTCGCCGCCGATACCCGTGTAGCGGCCTTTTCGCCGCGCATCAAATTCGGCGGCATGTTCAGCAACTTCGTGGAAACCACCAACATCCGGTTGAACGGCATCGATCCGGAAAAAGAACTGCAAACGACGCCCCTGCTGACCGCCCGCATCGCCGAGGGAGAAAAGACGCTTATACCCGGCGAGCTGTGGGTGCCGGTCCTCCTGGCCAAAGGACTGAAGGTGAAACTGGGCGACACGGTGGTCATCGTGGCCACCAACGCGGATGGCTCGGTCAACGGCAAGCAGTTCACCGTCTCCGCGATCCTGGAGAGCGTCACCGGTCCCGGCGGCCGCGACGGCTATCTCCACATCGAGGATGCCGCCGACATACTTCGCATGAGCGAGGCCGAAATCAGTGAAGTGGTGGTTCGGCTGAAGCAATTCGATCGCCTGGACGAAGCCAGACAGCACTTGACCCGCGAGACGGCGGACACGGTGGACAAGCAAGGCCGGCCGATGCTCGAAGTCCACTCCTGGGAGCAGCTCTCGCCCTTTTTCAACATCGCCAGCATGATCGACGTCATGACCTTCTTCATCAAAATCATGCTCGTCGCCATCGTGCTGATCAGCATCATGAACGTGATGATCATGGCCGTTTACGAACGCATCCGGGAAATCGGCACCATCGCCGCCATCGGCACGCCGCCCGGCCGGATTCGGACCCTGTTTATCATGGAAGGCTTTTTCCTGGGCGTCATCGGCGCCGTCGTGGGCAACCTGATCGGCATCGGACTGGTGGTCGTGCTCAACCTGATCGGCATCGAGTTCGACTTCGGCCAGCAGAAAGGTCTGCTGCTCACCACCACCCTCGATCCCATGGATGTACTGGTCGTGTCGGTCATCGTCATCGCCGTGGCCGTGGCAGCCAGCCTCCAGCCGGCGTTCAAGGCCTCGCGCATGGAACCGATCCAGGCCCTCAGGCATGTGTAG
- a CDS encoding outer membrane lipoprotein-sorting protein, whose product MLKLLGFILTLAMAWPAHAIDGNALLKEVDRNLNPESYEMYRKLINLEPDGRKKEFTLFSVKKGADKVAALFLAPASEKGRSTLRLGDNMWLNIPNVGKPIRITSLQSVVGGIFNNADILSLDYGDEYDVVQTEQPDPAHLLLLLKARTRTVAYDQLSMWVDKVRTLPTRIECKTADGMLIKTLHFKEIKDFGGGIVRPSVIETDSPLYRGYTSIMLFAGIKKREFKDEVFTLTFMPNLESLR is encoded by the coding sequence ATGCTTAAATTACTCGGATTCATTCTCACGCTGGCCATGGCCTGGCCGGCGCATGCCATCGACGGCAACGCGCTGCTCAAGGAGGTGGACCGCAATCTCAATCCCGAATCGTACGAGATGTACCGCAAACTCATCAACTTGGAGCCAGACGGCCGCAAAAAGGAGTTCACGCTCTTTTCGGTCAAGAAAGGCGCCGACAAGGTGGCTGCGCTGTTCCTGGCCCCTGCCAGCGAAAAGGGGCGCAGCACCCTTCGGCTGGGCGACAACATGTGGCTCAACATTCCCAACGTCGGAAAACCGATTCGCATCACGAGCCTCCAGTCCGTGGTGGGCGGGATCTTCAACAACGCCGACATCCTGAGCCTGGACTATGGCGATGAATACGACGTGGTCCAAACCGAACAGCCCGACCCGGCGCACTTGCTGCTCCTGCTCAAGGCCAGGACCCGCACGGTCGCCTACGACCAGCTCAGCATGTGGGTGGACAAAGTTCGGACCCTGCCGACCCGGATCGAATGCAAGACTGCGGATGGCATGTTGATCAAAACCCTGCACTTCAAGGAGATCAAGGATTTTGGCGGCGGCATCGTCCGGCCGTCGGTGATCGAAACCGACAGTCCGCTTTATCGAGGCTACACCTCGATCATGCTCTTTGCCGGTATCAAAAAGCGGGAATTCAAGGACGAGGTCTTCACCCTGACCTTCATGCCGAACCTGGAATCGTTGCGATAG
- a CDS encoding CBS domain-containing protein has protein sequence MNAANLRECAPVDISDEDVMAAMKTMQGYIDITPADFREVYRVAYALAQERMLNALKAADIMTPTVHVLDADADLIAAATLLADKGISGAPVTDSDGRIVGVISEKDFLRRMGAGPGGSFMRVIAHCLKSKGCVATPMAGRTVRDIMNAPPITAAADISIGAISALLMEKNINRLPILDAAGKPVGIVTRSDLVNSFCMLG, from the coding sequence GTGAATGCAGCGAATCTTCGAGAGTGTGCCCCCGTCGATATCTCCGATGAGGACGTCATGGCCGCCATGAAAACTATGCAGGGCTATATCGACATCACCCCGGCCGACTTTCGGGAGGTCTACCGGGTGGCCTACGCCCTGGCCCAGGAACGCATGTTGAACGCCTTGAAAGCCGCCGACATCATGACCCCGACGGTCCACGTGCTCGACGCCGACGCCGATTTGATCGCCGCCGCCACCCTGCTGGCCGACAAGGGCATCTCGGGCGCGCCGGTGACCGACAGCGACGGCCGCATCGTGGGCGTGATTTCCGAAAAGGACTTTTTGCGCCGAATGGGCGCTGGTCCGGGCGGATCGTTCATGCGGGTCATCGCCCACTGCCTGAAGAGCAAGGGATGCGTGGCCACGCCCATGGCCGGCCGCACCGTGCGCGACATCATGAACGCGCCGCCCATCACGGCCGCGGCCGACATCTCCATCGGCGCCATCTCGGCCCTGCTGATGGAGAAAAACATCAACCGCTTGCCGATCCTGGACGCGGCGGGCAAACCGGTCGGCATCGTCACCCGCTCGGACCTGGTCAACTCGTTCTGCATGCTCGGATAG
- a CDS encoding HPP family protein, whose amino-acid sequence MKFFEKMLGHTQSPPRVGAVEILWSWIGSFAGIALVALIHYNLLDRTALSMIIGSFGASAVLIYGAIRSPLAQPRSLIGGHVLSAVIGVAAFQFLGQLPWLASAAAVSTAIALMHWTKTLHPPGGATALIAVIGGDSVHQLGYLYAVIPAGLGALVMLIIALLINNIAPNRRYPEFWF is encoded by the coding sequence ATGAAGTTTTTCGAAAAAATGCTGGGGCACACCCAGAGCCCGCCCCGGGTCGGCGCGGTGGAAATCCTCTGGTCCTGGATCGGCAGTTTCGCGGGCATCGCCCTGGTGGCACTGATCCATTACAACCTGCTGGACCGAACGGCGCTTTCCATGATCATCGGCTCGTTCGGCGCCTCGGCCGTTCTCATCTACGGCGCCATCCGCAGCCCCCTGGCCCAGCCGCGCAGCCTGATCGGCGGCCATGTGCTCTCGGCCGTGATCGGCGTGGCGGCCTTTCAGTTCCTGGGCCAACTGCCCTGGCTGGCGTCGGCCGCGGCCGTCTCCACGGCCATTGCCCTGATGCATTGGACCAAGACCCTGCACCCGCCGGGCGGCGCCACGGCCCTGATCGCGGTCATCGGCGGCGACAGCGTGCACCAGTTGGGCTATCTCTACGCGGTCATCCCCGCCGGACTGGGCGCCCTCGTCATGCTGATCATCGCCCTGCTGATCAACAACATCGCGCCCAACCGGCGATATCCCGAATTCTGGTTTTAA
- a CDS encoding FprA family A-type flavoprotein, producing MQKRKIMENIYWMGAIDWDRRLFDSLIPLPDGTSYNVYLVQGSDKTALLDTVDPPMAGELLAQLADVKKIDYIVSHHAEQDHSGTIPLVLERYPEAKVVATPKAKGMLMDILDIPENAFVTVGDGDTLSLGDKTLKFIHTPWVHWPETMVTYLAEDKILFSCDFYGSHIATTDLFVTDQGRVHEAAKRYFAEIMMPFRTIIAKNMEKLKAYEIGMIAPSHGQIYDRPAWILEAYQDWVNGAPHNVVVLPFVSMHGSTRQMVDRLTAALVEQGVRVELFNLAVTDIGKLAMALVDAGTIVVGVPTVLAGPHPLAAYATLLANALRPKAKFLSIIGSYGWGGKTVETLAGMIPNLKVEVLDPVLCKGVPAASDFQLIDQLAAAIARKHEENGLR from the coding sequence ATGCAGAAAAGAAAGATCATGGAAAACATCTACTGGATGGGCGCCATCGATTGGGATCGACGGCTTTTCGACTCTTTGATTCCGCTTCCCGACGGTACCTCGTACAATGTCTATCTGGTCCAGGGCAGCGATAAAACTGCCCTGCTGGACACGGTCGATCCCCCTATGGCCGGCGAATTGCTCGCCCAATTGGCCGACGTGAAGAAAATCGATTATATCGTGTCGCACCATGCTGAACAGGACCACTCCGGCACCATCCCGCTCGTGCTCGAACGGTATCCGGAAGCCAAGGTGGTGGCGACACCCAAGGCCAAGGGCATGCTCATGGATATCCTGGACATACCGGAAAACGCCTTTGTCACAGTGGGTGACGGCGACACCCTCTCCCTGGGAGACAAGACCCTGAAATTCATCCACACCCCCTGGGTGCACTGGCCGGAAACCATGGTGACCTATCTAGCGGAAGACAAAATTCTCTTCAGCTGCGATTTTTACGGCTCTCACATCGCCACCACCGATCTTTTCGTCACCGACCAGGGCCGGGTGCACGAAGCCGCCAAGCGCTATTTCGCCGAGATCATGATGCCGTTTCGGACCATCATCGCCAAAAACATGGAAAAGCTCAAAGCGTATGAGATCGGCATGATCGCGCCGAGCCACGGCCAGATCTACGACCGTCCGGCCTGGATCCTGGAGGCCTACCAGGATTGGGTGAATGGTGCCCCGCACAACGTGGTCGTGCTGCCCTTCGTCTCCATGCACGGCAGCACCCGGCAAATGGTGGATCGCCTGACCGCCGCGCTCGTCGAACAAGGGGTCCGCGTGGAGCTGTTCAACCTGGCGGTCACCGATATCGGCAAGCTCGCCATGGCTCTGGTCGATGCCGGCACCATCGTCGTGGGCGTGCCCACCGTCCTGGCCGGTCCACACCCTTTGGCCGCCTATGCGACATTGCTGGCCAACGCCCTCAGGCCCAAGGCCAAGTTTCTCTCGATCATCGGCTCCTATGGTTGGGGCGGCAAGACCGTGGAAACCCTGGCCGGAATGATTCCCAACCTCAAGGTCGAGGTGCTGGATCCGGTCTTGTGCAAAGGGGTTCCCGCGGCGTCCGATTTTCAATTAATAGACCAACTGGCCGCCGCGATCGCTCGGAAACATGAAGAGAACGGCCTGCGATAG
- the hcp gene encoding hydroxylamine reductase: MFCFQCQETAKNTGCTVRGVCGKPEETADLQDLLIHVCKGIGLYGEKLKASGTVDKDAAHFIVKALFTTITNVAWNDDVLVERIKEGLKVRDAVKAKAGAMPGALPDCATWAATDKQAIMDKALSDEVRITAAANEDVRSLRELLIIGCKGIAAYADHAAILGFEKDEIYGFLMEALASTTKDLSVDQMVGLVMKAGETAVTTMALLDEANTTSYGHPEISQVNIGVGKNPGILISGHDLKDMAELLEQTEGKGVDVYTHGEMLPANYYPAFKKYKHFVGNYGGSWWHQNPEFESFNGPVLLTTNCLVPLKKDNTYLDRLYTTGVVGYVGAPHIPDRPAGGSKDFSALIAKAKSCPPPTEIENGTIVGGFARNQVLALADKVIEAVKSGAIKRFVVMAGCDGRQKSRSYYTEVAKKLPKDTVILTAGCAKYRYNKLNLGDISGIPRVLDAGQCNDSYSLAVIALKLKEAFGLNDINDLPISYDIAWYEQKAVAVLLALLYLNVQGIRLGPTLPAFLSPNVAKVLVEKFNIKPIGSVEEDVAAMMAGK; encoded by the coding sequence ATGTTTTGTTTTCAATGTCAGGAAACGGCCAAGAACACCGGTTGTACGGTCAGAGGGGTTTGCGGAAAGCCCGAGGAGACCGCCGATCTGCAGGACCTGCTGATTCACGTGTGTAAGGGGATCGGCCTGTATGGCGAGAAGTTGAAAGCCAGCGGTACAGTCGACAAGGACGCCGCCCACTTTATCGTCAAAGCGCTCTTTACCACCATCACCAATGTGGCCTGGAACGACGATGTGCTCGTCGAACGGATCAAGGAAGGCCTCAAGGTGCGCGATGCCGTCAAGGCCAAGGCCGGCGCCATGCCCGGCGCGCTTCCCGATTGCGCCACCTGGGCTGCCACGGACAAGCAGGCCATTATGGACAAGGCTTTGTCCGATGAGGTGCGCATCACGGCCGCGGCCAACGAGGATGTGCGCTCCCTGCGCGAGCTGCTGATCATCGGCTGCAAGGGCATCGCCGCCTACGCCGATCATGCCGCCATTCTCGGGTTCGAAAAAGACGAGATTTACGGCTTCCTTATGGAGGCCCTGGCATCGACCACCAAAGACCTTTCGGTGGACCAGATGGTCGGGCTGGTGATGAAAGCCGGCGAGACGGCTGTGACCACCATGGCCCTGCTCGACGAGGCCAACACCACCTCCTACGGCCATCCGGAAATCAGCCAGGTCAACATCGGCGTGGGCAAAAACCCGGGGATCCTGATCTCCGGGCACGACCTGAAGGACATGGCCGAACTGCTAGAACAAACCGAAGGTAAAGGCGTGGATGTCTACACCCACGGCGAAATGCTGCCGGCCAACTACTACCCGGCTTTCAAGAAGTACAAACACTTCGTCGGCAACTACGGCGGGTCGTGGTGGCATCAGAACCCGGAATTCGAATCGTTCAACGGACCGGTCCTGCTCACCACCAACTGCCTGGTGCCCCTTAAAAAAGACAATACCTACCTCGACCGGCTCTACACCACCGGCGTGGTCGGCTATGTCGGGGCCCCCCACATTCCCGACCGTCCGGCCGGCGGCAGCAAGGACTTTTCGGCCCTGATCGCCAAAGCCAAGAGCTGCCCGCCGCCCACAGAAATCGAAAACGGTACCATCGTCGGCGGTTTTGCCCGCAACCAGGTGTTGGCCCTGGCCGACAAGGTCATCGAAGCTGTGAAGTCGGGCGCCATCAAGCGATTCGTGGTGATGGCCGGTTGTGACGGCCGCCAGAAATCGCGCTCCTACTACACCGAGGTGGCCAAAAAGCTGCCCAAGGACACGGTGATCCTCACCGCCGGTTGCGCCAAGTACCGTTACAACAAGCTGAATCTCGGCGACATCAGCGGCATTCCGCGCGTGCTGGATGCCGGCCAGTGCAACGACTCCTACTCCCTGGCCGTGATCGCCCTGAAGTTGAAGGAGGCCTTCGGACTCAACGACATCAACGACCTGCCCATCTCCTATGACATCGCCTGGTACGAACAAAAGGCGGTGGCCGTGCTGCTGGCCCTGCTCTATCTCAATGTTCAGGGCATCCGGCTGGGACCGACCCTGCCCGCCTTCCTGTCGCCCAACGTGGCCAAGGTGCTGGTGGAAAAATTCAACATCAAACCCATCGGTTCCGTGGAAGAAGACGTCGCCGCCATGATGGCCGGGAAATAA
- a CDS encoding adenylate/guanylate cyclase domain-containing protein — translation MEKYYKERFEAQRRLARKVAPIMEANEILEKMRSELKEIVPVAMETCILLMDPHAIEYTRPLQCALFDKPVNCLQCKRNRPAVQKAIARRKTVVAPGGAPVLRPDGTVIEIGPEAALPVFEEGELLAVVSVVAPPGTLFSRKEFFLLQDFGETVGNLLVSARKHWAVTQEKMRINQMLIHLSPFVPHSVRKLVEKDPESIDREKEKKEVSVLFLDLEGYTKLNLDRPEDEVNALVERIFSSFVDPIHRYHGDINETAGDGLMIIFKEDDARTNAVNAIKAAIDIQEKNLALNRQLGPGADAVNVNMGINSGEALVGMTRLKGTLSIRMTYTATGSVTNLAARLAQHAKGGEILFAETTMRMIQSMWPIEDRGTAALKGIDTPIHIYALPEPVWCGAQVCNL, via the coding sequence ATGGAGAAATACTACAAGGAGAGATTCGAGGCCCAGCGCCGCCTGGCCAGAAAGGTGGCCCCCATCATGGAAGCCAACGAAATTCTAGAAAAGATGCGCTCGGAACTCAAGGAGATCGTTCCCGTGGCCATGGAGACCTGTATTCTCCTGATGGACCCCCATGCCATCGAATACACCCGTCCGCTCCAATGCGCTCTGTTCGACAAGCCGGTCAATTGCCTGCAATGCAAGCGTAACCGGCCGGCCGTCCAGAAAGCCATTGCACGGCGCAAGACCGTGGTGGCGCCGGGCGGTGCCCCGGTGTTACGGCCCGACGGCACGGTAATCGAGATCGGCCCCGAAGCCGCCCTGCCGGTGTTCGAGGAGGGAGAACTGCTTGCCGTGGTCAGCGTGGTTGCACCGCCCGGCACGCTCTTTTCCCGCAAGGAGTTTTTCCTGCTTCAGGATTTCGGGGAGACGGTCGGCAACCTGCTGGTCAGCGCCAGGAAACATTGGGCCGTGACCCAGGAAAAGATGCGCATCAACCAGATGCTGATCCACCTGTCGCCTTTCGTGCCCCACTCGGTGCGCAAGCTGGTGGAAAAAGACCCGGAAAGCATCGACCGCGAAAAGGAAAAAAAGGAGGTCAGCGTCCTGTTTCTCGACCTGGAAGGCTACACCAAACTCAACCTGGACCGGCCCGAGGATGAAGTCAACGCCCTGGTGGAACGCATCTTCTCCAGCTTCGTGGACCCTATTCACCGCTACCACGGGGATATCAACGAAACGGCAGGTGACGGTCTGATGATCATCTTCAAGGAGGACGACGCGCGCACCAATGCCGTCAACGCCATCAAGGCCGCCATCGATATCCAGGAGAAGAATCTGGCACTCAACCGTCAGCTCGGCCCCGGTGCCGATGCGGTCAACGTAAATATGGGGATCAACAGCGGCGAGGCCCTGGTGGGCATGACCCGCCTGAAAGGCACCCTGAGCATCCGCATGACCTACACGGCCACCGGATCGGTGACCAACCTGGCCGCCCGCCTGGCACAGCACGCCAAGGGCGGCGAAATCCTTTTCGCGGAAACCACCATGCGGATGATCCAATCAATGTGGCCCATAGAAGACCGCGGCACAGCCGCGCTCAAGGGCATCGACACGCCGATCCACATCTATGCACTGCCGGAACCGGTGTGGTGCGGGGCGCAGGTTTGCAACCTTTAA
- a CDS encoding flavin reductase family protein, whose translation MKKIKLGAQTFVYPMPAFLIGADVAGKANFMTAAWSGIANSSPPMATVALQHHRHTLKGIKENGTFSINVPSVDQVRETDYCGIVSGARKDKTRDCAFEVFYGELETAPLIAQCPLNLECKVIHMLNLGSHTLVVGQVVETHVSEACTTDGLPDVAKVKPLVYSAGAEKAYHGVGAALGLAFSAGKELK comes from the coding sequence ATGAAAAAAATCAAGCTCGGCGCGCAGACATTCGTCTATCCCATGCCCGCTTTTTTGATCGGGGCCGATGTGGCCGGCAAAGCCAACTTCATGACGGCGGCCTGGAGCGGCATCGCCAACAGCAGCCCGCCCATGGCCACCGTAGCCTTGCAGCACCATCGCCATACCCTGAAAGGTATTAAAGAAAACGGAACTTTTTCTATCAACGTGCCGTCGGTAGATCAGGTCAGGGAGACCGATTACTGCGGTATCGTCTCCGGCGCCCGTAAAGACAAGACCAGGGACTGCGCCTTCGAGGTTTTCTACGGAGAGTTGGAAACGGCGCCGCTCATCGCCCAGTGTCCGTTGAACCTGGAGTGCAAGGTGATTCACATGTTGAACCTGGGCAGCCACACCCTTGTGGTCGGTCAGGTCGTGGAAACCCATGTCTCCGAGGCGTGCACGACAGACGGGCTGCCGGATGTGGCCAAGGTGAAGCCCCTGGTTTACAGCGCCGGCGCGGAAAAAGCCTATCACGGTGTGGGCGCGGCTCTGGGCCTGGCATTCAGCGCAGGAAAAGAGCTCAAGTAG